A DNA window from Undibacterium sp. YM2 contains the following coding sequences:
- a CDS encoding sensor histidine kinase — translation MQVWLRHSAPENRHWSHIPTGWLVQNTSYSYLSFMKTAHTSSPRWPALPRLRQIAVVLIISLLIAWVTTPVFQSPFSLVLKRTTFIAMVMLLAFTVSGTWRLQWLPRWIPRWLVRVTAVCLLAPFASLTAYVAIAGSFMNFIRANNLLSGFATSTILALFFGSLVAVAAIKREDKQRERADRLQLELEKNALEREVLDARLRLLQAQIEPHFLFNTLANVQALVEAGSENAAPVLHHLIAYLRAAMPRLNDADATLENEMQLVSAYLEIMHMRMPDRLQFALRLAPELKGLRFPAMALLTLVENAVRHGIDPSTEGGTIEVGGKQDTNNIVTLWVADTGTGMAETAAPGTGLANVKARLQACFGKDARVDLHELTPHGLRVELIFHPGAKA, via the coding sequence ATGCAGGTCTGGCTCCGTCACTCAGCCCCTGAAAACCGTCACTGGTCGCATATCCCCACAGGCTGGCTTGTTCAAAATACCAGTTACAGCTATCTTAGCTTCATGAAAACCGCACATACATCCTCCCCACGCTGGCCTGCACTGCCAAGACTACGACAAATTGCCGTAGTGCTTATCATCAGCCTGCTGATCGCCTGGGTGACCACGCCAGTCTTCCAGTCACCTTTCTCGCTCGTACTCAAGCGTACCACCTTCATCGCCATGGTCATGCTGCTGGCATTCACGGTCTCTGGTACCTGGCGCTTGCAGTGGTTGCCGCGCTGGATACCACGCTGGCTGGTGCGGGTGACCGCTGTGTGCCTGCTGGCACCGTTTGCCAGCCTGACAGCCTATGTGGCGATAGCGGGCAGTTTCATGAACTTCATCAGGGCGAATAATCTCTTGTCAGGTTTTGCTACCAGTACGATACTTGCGTTGTTTTTTGGGTCCCTGGTCGCCGTCGCAGCTATCAAGCGTGAAGACAAGCAACGTGAACGTGCAGACCGGCTGCAACTGGAACTGGAAAAGAACGCGCTGGAACGTGAAGTGCTGGATGCCCGCCTGCGGCTGTTGCAAGCGCAGATAGAACCACACTTCCTGTTCAATACGCTGGCGAATGTGCAAGCCCTGGTCGAAGCGGGTTCAGAGAATGCAGCACCTGTCCTGCATCACCTGATTGCCTATCTGCGTGCCGCGATGCCACGCCTGAATGATGCAGATGCGACGCTGGAAAACGAAATGCAATTAGTCAGTGCCTACCTCGAAATCATGCACATGCGCATGCCTGACCGCCTGCAATTTGCACTGCGGCTGGCACCTGAATTAAAAGGCTTGCGCTTCCCTGCCATGGCCTTGCTAACCCTGGTAGAAAATGCCGTGCGCCACGGCATAGACCCCAGCACTGAAGGTGGTACGATCGAAGTCGGTGGCAAGCAGGACACAAACAACATAGTGACACTTTGGGTAGCCGATACCGGCACAGGCATGGCAGAAACTGCCGCACCAGGTACTGGCCTGGCAAATGTGAAAGCGCGGCTGCAAGCCTGCTTTGGCAAAGATGCGCGTGTCGATTTGCATGAGCTGACACCGCATGGTTTGCGGGTTGAATTAATTTTCCATCCGGGGGCCAAAGCATGA
- a CDS encoding ABC transporter substrate-binding protein → MMKNCVFAATMLVFLPAKADTFRIAYYEGGDAPFVLLDKAGPRGIFPDLMTAIVKLSGDKLEQRYLPMRRLLKSFEDGQLDMEVGANPKWRSHSPVPGMYSIAFGLPRAVLCFRPGETPKEQAVSDFYGQKVGVISGYSYPEFEVAFASGKIQREDIFNSPNLLLTLRAKRFDQIIISNYVRQYWTKVDAQRYACDEGRMIDESEMMLRLHPSKADALPRLNAAIATLKKSGELDAIFRRYTD, encoded by the coding sequence ATGATGAAAAACTGTGTGTTCGCTGCAACAATGCTGGTATTCCTACCTGCAAAGGCGGACACTTTTCGTATCGCTTATTATGAAGGTGGCGATGCGCCCTTTGTCTTGCTGGACAAGGCTGGTCCCAGGGGTATTTTCCCCGATCTGATGACAGCTATTGTCAAGCTCAGTGGCGACAAGCTTGAGCAGCGCTATCTGCCCATGCGCCGGCTGCTCAAGTCATTTGAGGATGGGCAGCTTGATATGGAAGTGGGAGCCAATCCAAAGTGGCGTAGTCATTCGCCAGTGCCAGGTATGTATAGCATCGCCTTTGGCTTGCCCAGGGCTGTTCTCTGTTTCCGTCCTGGAGAAACACCAAAAGAACAGGCTGTCAGCGATTTTTATGGTCAGAAAGTAGGTGTGATCTCGGGTTATTCCTATCCCGAATTTGAAGTGGCTTTTGCCAGTGGCAAGATACAGAGGGAAGACATCTTCAATTCCCCCAATCTCTTGCTCACCTTAAGGGCTAAGCGCTTTGACCAGATCATCATCAGCAACTATGTGCGGCAATACTGGACCAAGGTCGATGCGCAGCGTTATGCCTGTGATGAAGGCCGCATGATAGATGAAAGCGAGATGATGCTGAGGCTGCATCCATCCAAAGCCGATGCCCTGCCGCGCCTGAATGCGGCCATCGCCACTCTCAAAAAGAGTGGTGAGCTTGATGCCATCTTCAGGCGCTATACGGATTAA
- a CDS encoding cupin domain-containing protein → MLRQLSAVSLLLISTSLLAQNTGITRTIVTKADSSIPGKEDVIARVEIAAGATVGWHTHPGDEISYISEGEAELLVANHPPRKVKAGEGFVIPAGVVHSAKNHGTVPIKLVGVYVVDKDKPLASPASAP, encoded by the coding sequence ATCCTGCGCCAATTAAGTGCCGTCAGTTTATTGCTGATCAGCACCAGCCTGCTGGCACAAAACACAGGCATTACCCGCACCATCGTCACCAAGGCAGATTCGTCGATACCCGGCAAGGAAGACGTGATTGCCCGAGTAGAAATTGCGGCAGGTGCGACGGTAGGCTGGCATACCCATCCTGGCGATGAAATCAGTTATATCTCGGAAGGCGAGGCAGAGTTGCTGGTCGCCAACCATCCACCACGCAAGGTCAAGGCTGGCGAGGGTTTCGTCATCCCTGCCGGTGTCGTCCACAGTGCAAAAAACCATGGCACAGTACCCATCAAGCTGGTCGGAGTCTATGTCGTGGATAAAGACAAGCCGCTGGCTTCACCAGCCTCTGCCCCCTGA
- a CDS encoding MFS transporter, with protein sequence MSIENTKTPQPMRWVPSLYLASGLPFYAVALIAGLMYKSMGVPNDQIAHWTGLVGLAWVFKSLWSPFLEAAGSKKMLVVLFQLTGGVSLGLLALSLQLPAYFAISIALLGVVAIASATHDIAADGLYMASLSNAQQASYAGWQGAFFNAAKFITLGPLVYMAGYLEKSLPPAQAWTIIFAIMGVLLFGLGLYNSWSLPGTKNTESKASVHSIFVTLQDVIIEFFKKPGIWLAIVFIILFRAAEGQIQTIGPLFLREAKNLGGLGLTTDQVGTAYGIAGTIAFLGGSILGGYFASWLGLKRALPWLILAMNTPNLAFFFLSSSLPESMTVITAALAFEMFGYGFGFVGLILFIMQVVAPGKYQTAHYALGTGVMQLGFVFFKTISGDIQVALGYQNFFLWVLLSAIPVLVMTRFVSFGDNAGDKEGNSKAASEGMAKTADA encoded by the coding sequence GCCAATGCGCTGGGTACCCAGCCTGTATCTGGCATCTGGCCTGCCGTTTTATGCTGTCGCCCTGATCGCCGGGCTGATGTATAAAAGTATGGGAGTACCAAATGACCAGATCGCCCACTGGACGGGTCTGGTCGGTCTGGCCTGGGTGTTCAAGTCTTTATGGAGTCCCTTCCTGGAGGCTGCTGGCAGCAAGAAAATGCTGGTAGTACTGTTCCAGTTGACGGGTGGTGTGTCGCTGGGTTTGCTGGCACTGTCGCTGCAACTGCCTGCCTATTTTGCGATCAGCATTGCCCTGCTTGGCGTGGTCGCCATAGCCTCTGCCACGCATGACATTGCCGCCGACGGTTTGTATATGGCCAGTCTGAGCAACGCCCAGCAAGCGAGTTATGCTGGCTGGCAAGGCGCATTTTTTAATGCAGCAAAATTCATTACCCTGGGGCCTTTGGTGTATATGGCCGGTTATCTAGAAAAAAGCCTGCCGCCAGCACAAGCGTGGACGATCATTTTTGCCATCATGGGCGTGCTCTTGTTCGGTCTGGGTTTGTATAACAGCTGGTCGCTGCCAGGCACTAAAAATACAGAAAGCAAGGCGTCTGTACATAGCATCTTCGTCACCTTACAAGACGTGATCATTGAATTCTTTAAAAAGCCCGGTATCTGGCTGGCGATTGTATTCATTATCCTGTTCCGCGCTGCGGAAGGCCAGATACAAACCATAGGCCCCTTGTTCTTGCGCGAAGCCAAAAACCTTGGTGGTCTGGGCCTGACTACTGACCAGGTCGGCACTGCTTATGGCATAGCTGGCACCATCGCATTCCTGGGCGGCAGCATACTGGGTGGTTACTTTGCCTCCTGGCTGGGCTTGAAGCGTGCGCTGCCATGGTTGATACTGGCGATGAATACCCCAAACCTGGCTTTCTTCTTCCTCAGCAGCAGCCTGCCAGAAAGCATGACTGTCATCACCGCAGCGCTGGCATTCGAAATGTTTGGCTATGGCTTTGGTTTCGTCGGCCTGATCCTGTTCATCATGCAGGTGGTTGCGCCTGGCAAATACCAGACAGCTCACTATGCGCTGGGCACAGGCGTCATGCAACTGGGCTTTGTGTTTTTCAAGACCATCAGCGGTGATATACAGGTTGCGCTGGGTTACCAGAACTTCTTCCTTTGGGTTTTGCTCAGCGCCATTCCTGTGCTGGTCATGACACGCTTTGTCTCTTTTGGTGACAATGCCGGCGACAAAGAAGGCAACAGCAAGGCTGCGTCTGAAGGCATGGCAAAAACTGCAGACGCCTGA